The stretch of DNA TACGACCGCGCGGCCACGGTGGCGGCCCTGCTGGACGGGCAGGCCCAGCCTGCCGATTTCCGCCGCCCCGGGCACATCTTTCCGCTGGTGGCCCGCCCTGGTGGGGTGCTGCGCCGCGCGGGGCACACCGAAGCCGCCTGCGATCTGGCGCGGCTGGCGGGCTTTGCGCCCCTGGGCGTGATCTGCGAGATCATGGGCGACGACGGCGAGATGAGCCGCCTGCCGGACCTGCTAACGTTTGGCGAGAAACACGGCCTGAAGGTGGGCAGCATTGAAGCCCTGATTGCCTACCGCCTGGAGCACGATCCGTTTATGGCGCTGGTGGCCGAAGCCAAACTGCCCACCGAGTACGGCGACTTCCGCATCGTGGGCTTCGAGGACACCCTCAGCGGGGCCGAGCATGTGGCCCTGGTGATGGGCGAGGTGACCCCCGAGCCGCTGCTGGTGCGGGTGCACAGCGAATGCCTGACCGGCGACGGCTTTCATTCCCTGCGCTGCGACTGCGGCCCCCAGCGCGACGCGGCCCTGCGCGCCATTGCCGAAGGGGGCCGGGGCGTGCTGGTCTACCTGCGCCAGGAGGGCCGGGGCATTGGCCTGCTGAACAAGATTCGCGCCTATGGGCTGCAAGACGGCGGCGCCGACACCGTGGAAGCCAACCTGCGCCTGGGCTTTCCCGCCGACGCCCGCGACTTTGGCATTGGCGCCCAGATGCTACACCTGCTGGGCGCCCGGCAGCTGCGCGTGCTGACCAACAACCC from Deinococcus multiflagellatus encodes:
- the ribA gene encoding GTP cyclohydrolase II; its protein translation is MTLASIPDLLAELRAGRPVILVDDEGRENEGDLLMPAATATPHWINFMAREGRGLICVTLPPERAQALDLTPMVGAGHFSGGTDPNGTAFTVSVDHVSNTTGISAYDRAATVAALLDGQAQPADFRRPGHIFPLVARPGGVLRRAGHTEAACDLARLAGFAPLGVICEIMGDDGEMSRLPDLLTFGEKHGLKVGSIEALIAYRLEHDPFMALVAEAKLPTEYGDFRIVGFEDTLSGAEHVALVMGEVTPEPLLVRVHSECLTGDGFHSLRCDCGPQRDAALRAIAEGGRGVLVYLRQEGRGIGLLNKIRAYGLQDGGADTVEANLRLGFPADARDFGIGAQMLHLLGARQLRVLTNNPRKLHSLGGFGLTVTERVPLHVGEGEHNAAYLQTKRAKLGHLAAEGEWQMADGS